A stretch of DNA from Dokdonia sp. PRO95:
AAAGTACGGATTGATCACAAGAATTAAAACCACAATCTATGATTTTATAGCTCTTTTGTAAACAATAACAATGGCTACGCTTTCGCGAAAATATGACACCTCGCACCTACCGCGTTCCATAATAACTATTGCTAGTGAGGAGCAGCGTATTTCATTAAAAATGAAGATATTTAGCTTCTTAAAACCAATCATCATGAGCACATTCTTTATAAATCATATTGCCATTTCTGTACAAGACGTAGCCGTCTCCATTGCTTTTTATCAAAAGGTATTTGGCTTTACCGAAATAGAAAATACCGCCTCTGTCTCCCCTACTCGCTGGCTCGCCCTAGGTGATGGCAAGCAGCTGCACCTCATCCCAAGACCTGGCGAAACCGTAATCACAAACAAAGCAGTACACCTCGCACTTGCCACCGCAGACCTTGCTTCCTTTATCACGCACCTTAAAAGCCTCAACATAGAGTATGCCGACTGGCGAGGAACACCCACTAAAGATTATGTGCGCAATGATGGGATACAGCAAGTGTACTTCCAAGATCCAGATGGTTACTGG
This window harbors:
- a CDS encoding VOC family protein, translating into MATLSRKYDTSHLPRSIITIASEEQRISLKMKIFSFLKPIIMSTFFINHIAISVQDVAVSIAFYQKVFGFTEIENTASVSPTRWLALGDGKQLHLIPRPGETVITNKAVHLALATADLASFITHLKSLNIEYADWRGTPTKDYVRNDGIQQVYFQDPDGYWIEVNDDA